In the Chitinivibrionales bacterium genome, one interval contains:
- a CDS encoding NCS2 family permease translates to MKIRDYFDFERRGTNFQTEIIAGVTTFLAAMYIIIVNPSILSTAGMPFGAVVTATVLVSAFSSIMMGLYAKNPIVLAPGMGINAFFAYSVVIGMEVPWQTALGVVFWSGIVFLLLSLFGIRAHIVKAIPRQIRYGVAGGIGLFITLIGFSNAGFIISNETTIIGMGPLNAVTITFLTGLLVTSILVSRGVKGALIIGIFLTTLASIPIGRLWGDASSVTGGTPTLVTWNNFFSAPDFSLLFALDLAGSLKFALWPVIFAFLFTDLFDSLSTFVGVAEASGLTDEKGEPENIRQSMIVDALSTAFSGLTGTSSGTSYIESATGIKEGGRTGLTAVTAGILFLPFMFFSPLLSIVPAIASAPALVLVGVFMIKPVMKINWNSLDDAIPSFLSFVLIPLTYSITQGIIWGFLSWTIIKIAMGKYREITPTLIVIDILAVLSFFV, encoded by the coding sequence ATGAAAATCCGGGACTATTTTGATTTTGAACGACGAGGCACAAATTTCCAGACCGAAATTATAGCCGGAGTGACCACGTTCCTGGCAGCGATGTATATCATTATTGTAAACCCTTCGATTCTCAGTACCGCCGGGATGCCTTTCGGGGCGGTGGTAACCGCTACGGTATTGGTAAGTGCATTCAGCAGTATCATGATGGGATTGTATGCAAAAAATCCTATTGTGCTGGCACCGGGGATGGGAATTAACGCTTTTTTCGCCTATTCGGTCGTGATCGGCATGGAAGTACCCTGGCAAACCGCGCTTGGCGTTGTTTTCTGGTCGGGAATTGTATTTCTTTTGCTTTCGCTTTTTGGAATACGAGCCCACATTGTCAAAGCCATTCCCAGACAAATCCGTTATGGTGTTGCCGGAGGAATCGGTCTCTTTATTACCCTGATAGGCTTCAGTAACGCCGGATTCATTATCTCCAACGAAACGACTATTATCGGGATGGGCCCGCTTAATGCCGTAACAATCACGTTCCTGACCGGTCTACTGGTCACATCGATTTTAGTAAGCAGAGGAGTAAAAGGTGCGTTGATAATCGGTATTTTTTTAACAACACTGGCATCGATTCCCATAGGCCGGCTCTGGGGCGATGCATCATCGGTAACCGGCGGTACTCCAACACTGGTAACATGGAATAATTTTTTTTCAGCTCCCGATTTCAGTCTCCTCTTTGCCCTCGACCTGGCTGGTTCGCTTAAATTTGCCCTCTGGCCGGTTATCTTTGCCTTCCTTTTCACCGATTTATTCGACAGCCTTTCCACCTTCGTGGGTGTCGCCGAAGCTTCGGGTCTGACTGATGAAAAAGGTGAACCGGAAAATATAAGGCAGTCGATGATTGTCGATGCTCTTTCGACTGCATTTTCCGGTTTGACGGGAACCAGCTCCGGGACAAGTTATATCGAATCGGCGACCGGCATTAAGGAAGGTGGACGGACAGGGCTTACCGCGGTTACAGCGGGAATACTCTTTCTCCCCTTTATGTTTTTCTCACCTCTTCTATCGATCGTTCCTGCAATTGCCTCCGCACCTGCACTCGTCCTTGTGGGGGTATTCATGATAAAACCGGTGATGAAGATTAACTGGAACAGTCTTGATGATGCAATACCGTCCTTCCTCAGTTTTGTTCTGATTCCCCTTACCTATTCGATTACGCAGGGCATTATTTGGGGATTTTTGAGCTGGACGATTATAAAAATTGCAATGGGTAAGTATCGGGAAATCACCCCGACCTTGATTGTTATTGATATACTGGCGGTGCTCTCCTTTTTTGTTTGA